The proteins below come from a single Pseudomonas chlororaphis genomic window:
- a CDS encoding ArsR family transcriptional regulator yields MEHAPCISHIATLLADPKRSAMMWALMDGTARQAEELALLAGLSPSSASAHLGRLCAGGLLNVEVRGRKRFFRLAAPEIGAAVEALASATLVSTPRQIPEVFKRGVKLTQAPSAPVSLMRARLCDDHLGGTLAADLYQRLLDDGWVEQCDQRVTVTLKGANQLAGRGLFIQALAHRNAHIACACPDWSERRPHLGGALGAALLQLFMQSGWLSLPNDSRALHVTALGQQEIHRFAKQESLEMAL; encoded by the coding sequence ATGGAACATGCACCTTGCATCAGCCACATCGCCACGCTGCTGGCCGACCCCAAGCGCAGCGCAATGATGTGGGCCTTGATGGACGGCACGGCCCGGCAGGCCGAAGAATTGGCCTTGCTCGCCGGACTGTCGCCGTCCTCGGCCAGTGCTCATCTGGGGCGCCTGTGCGCCGGTGGCCTGCTGAACGTCGAGGTTCGCGGTCGCAAACGATTCTTTCGCCTGGCTGCGCCCGAGATCGGTGCGGCCGTCGAAGCCCTGGCCAGCGCGACCCTGGTCAGTACGCCACGGCAGATCCCGGAGGTCTTCAAGCGTGGCGTCAAGCTGACCCAGGCGCCGTCGGCGCCCGTCTCGCTGATGCGCGCCCGGCTGTGTGACGATCACCTGGGCGGCACCCTGGCAGCCGACCTGTACCAGCGCCTGCTGGATGACGGTTGGGTCGAGCAGTGCGACCAGCGGGTGACGGTCACCCTCAAGGGCGCCAATCAACTGGCCGGCCGCGGCCTGTTCATCCAGGCGCTGGCCCATCGCAACGCCCACATCGCCTGCGCCTGCCCCGATTGGAGCGAGCGTCGCCCGCACCTGGGGGGCGCATTGGGGGCGGCCTTGCTGCAACTGTTCATGCAATCGGGCTGGCTGAGCCTGCCCAACGATTCGCGCGCGTTGCACGTGACTGCGCTCGGCCAGCAGGAGATCCACCGGTTCGCCAAGCAGGAAAGCCTGGAAATGGCGCTCTAG
- a CDS encoding LysR family transcriptional regulator yields MLRFDDLQLFVRAADLGSLSAAARVMDLSAAVASAALKRIEQHLGARLLARSTRSLRLTAEGEGFLEYARAALSSLDEGRRLLTSGQDQVSGVLQLSAPSDLGRNLLLPWLDAFQREHPGLTVRLLLGDRIADLFKQPVDIALRYGEPEDSSLVALPVAPENRRVLCASPDYLARAGEPQHLEQLAQHNCLLYMLGTRVHDHWCFHDGKRDVSLTVSGDRFSDDADVVRRWAVAGAGIAYKSWLDVSTDVLSGRLKILLPHLQCERAPLNLLCAHRAQLSKPINLLREMLQARCGRVAAQFPHASVANQ; encoded by the coding sequence ATGCTTCGATTCGATGACTTGCAGCTGTTTGTCCGTGCAGCGGACTTGGGCAGCCTTTCTGCGGCGGCCCGGGTCATGGACCTGTCGGCGGCCGTGGCCAGCGCCGCGTTGAAGCGAATCGAGCAGCACCTGGGCGCGCGGTTGCTGGCCCGTTCCACCCGCAGCCTGCGCCTGACTGCCGAAGGGGAAGGTTTTCTCGAATACGCCCGCGCGGCCTTGAGCAGCCTCGACGAAGGACGACGGCTGTTGACCAGCGGCCAGGATCAGGTCAGCGGAGTGTTGCAGTTGTCCGCGCCCTCGGACCTGGGCCGCAACCTGCTGCTGCCGTGGCTGGATGCCTTCCAGCGTGAGCACCCGGGGCTGACAGTGCGGCTGTTGTTGGGCGATCGCATTGCCGACCTGTTCAAGCAACCGGTGGACATCGCGCTGCGCTATGGCGAGCCGGAGGATTCGAGCCTGGTGGCGCTGCCCGTCGCACCGGAAAACCGTCGGGTGCTCTGCGCTTCCCCAGACTACCTGGCGCGCGCGGGGGAACCCCAGCACCTGGAGCAACTGGCCCAGCACAACTGCCTGCTGTACATGCTTGGCACCCGCGTCCATGACCACTGGTGCTTTCATGACGGCAAGCGGGACGTGAGCCTCACGGTCAGCGGCGACCGCTTCAGCGATGACGCCGATGTGGTGCGGCGCTGGGCCGTGGCGGGTGCCGGGATCGCCTATAAGTCGTGGCTGGATGTTTCCACCGACGTGCTGTCCGGGCGCCTGAAAATCCTTCTGCCGCACCTGCAATGCGAACGGGCCCCGCTCAATCTGCTGTGTGCCCACCGGGCGCAGTTGAGCAAACCCATCAACCTTTTGCGAGAGATGCTCCAGGCCCGCTGCGGCCGGGTGGCGGCACAATTCCCACACGCGTCAGTGGCGAACCAATAG